One segment of Solanum lycopersicum chromosome 1, SLM_r2.1 DNA contains the following:
- the LOC138347226 gene encoding uncharacterized protein: MTGTQIGDVASSLTTSRLDFSSPFYLHPSENAGSSLLPGVFDGTGYRSWRRAVLRALSVKSKTGFINGAIVRPVPTDPNFLQWERCDDMVTSWILNSLSPELCDSLQYVNNAKELWAE, translated from the coding sequence ATGACTGGCACTCAAATTGGAGATGTTGCTTCTAGTTTAACTACATCTCGTTTGGATTTTTCAAGTCCTTTTTACCTGCATCCTTCAGAGAATGCAGGATCATCACTGTTACCTGGAGTTTTCGATGGTACTGGTTACAGATCTTGGAGAAGAGCAGTCCTCAGAGCATTATCAGTTAAAAGCAAAACAGGTTTTATTAATGGAGCAATTGTGAGGCCTGTACCTACTGATCCTAATTTCTTGCAGTGGGAAAGATGTGATGATATGGTTACATCTTGGATCTTGAATTCCTTGTCTCCGGAGTTGTGTGATAGTCTGCAGTATGTGAACAATGCCAAGGAGTTATGGGCAGAATAA
- the LOC101252221 gene encoding uncharacterized protein → MSSRNKKSESEEVEELLRAAEDDVSLKLSLNSHMARGSSTQFIDPDLDQRFQALRSKQTPPRKPKGLDLDNQATSTTDESDDLLTRFAALKSSLPAYSSASSSAKQHVVVEDEEDHDDEVEKVIKWAIDAARLDPSPPSGTDDDDDSDDNTTDEEDDGENSDDDFNRGHRKAKRK, encoded by the coding sequence ATGAGCAGCCGGAATAAGAAGAGCGAATCGGAGGAGGTGGAAGAGCTGCTCCGTGCGGCAGAGGATGACGTGTCCCTCAAGCTGAGTCTGAATTCTCATATGGCTCGTGGTTCTTCCACCCAATTCATCGATCCAGATCTCGATCAACGTTTTCAAGCCCTCAGATCCAAGCAAACTCCCCCCAGAAAACCTAAGGGTTTAGACTTAGACAATCAAGCTACCTCAACAACGGACGAGTCAGATGACTTGCTTACCAGATTTGCAGCTCTCAAAAGCTCACTTCCCGCTTATTCTTCGGCATCATCATCTGCTAAGCAACACGTAGTGGTGGAAGATGAAGAGGATCACGATGATGAAGTTGAAAAGGTGATTAAGTGGGCCATTGATGCTGCTAGGCTTGATCCTTCACCTCCCTCCGGGactgatgacgatgatgatagCGATGACAACACTACTGATGAGGAGGACGATGGTGAAAATAGTGATGATGATTTCAACCGCGGCCATAGAAAAGCTAAGCGGAAATGA
- the LOC101252524 gene encoding pentatricopeptide repeat-containing protein At1g02150 codes for MLLQPTTTVKPPHQKTEKYVSFSSSLSYSLSFPSGFCNLGGFTKPLMCSKNHHSVISCSSTSQVHSYGTVDYERRPIVKWNAIYKRISMNDGPERGSVSVLNQWENEGKKVTKWELSRVIKELRKFRRYKLAFEVYEWMNNRPERFRLTTSDTAIQLDLIAKVHGISSAEEYFDKLPDTLKDKRIYGSLLNAFVRSRKKEQAESLLDKMRNRGYTDHALPFNVMMTLYMNLKDYDKVESVVSEMKEKRIPLDIYSYNIWLSSCGSQGSIEKMEKVLEQMNLDTDINPNWTTFSTMATMYIKLGQMKKAEDSLKSVESRITGRDRIPYHYLISLYGSLGKKEDVLRIWKTYQSQFPNIPNLGYHSVISSLVRLDDIEGAEKIYDEWLPVKVHYDPRIGNLLLGYYVRKGFVDKASAFFDQMIGAGGKPNSMTCEILAEGHIRDRRISEALSCLKDAVSSEGSKSWRPKPATVSSILRLCEQEDDIQNKEVLLEVLKQVGCLDDEKYMSYIPLSNGSFTSSEREIEKDTSDNDEGSDILLNQLQESL; via the exons atGCTTCTACAACCCACCACCACCGTTAAACCTCCACATCAAAAAACTGAAAAGTATGTCTCTTTTTCTTCGTCCCTATCTTATTCACTGTCTTTTCCATCTGGGTTTTGCAATTTGGGTGGTTTTACTAAACCCTTGATGTGTTCAAAGAATCATCATTCAGTTATTAGCTGTTCATCAACATCACAGGTGCATAGCTATGGGACTGTTGACTATGAGAGGCGGCCAATAGTGAAATGGAATGCTATTTACAAAAGAATATCTATGAATGATGGACCAGAAAGAGGCTCTGTTAGTGTGTTGAATCAGTGGGAAAATGAGGGGAAAAAGGTTACGAAATGGGAACTTTCTAGGGTCATTAAGGAGCTAAGGAAGTTTAGGCGTTATAAGCTGGCTTTTGAG GTGTATGAGTGGATGAACAATAGACCAGAGAGGTTTAGACTAACCACCAGTGATACTGCTATTCAATTAGACCTGATAGCAAAAGTACATGGAATATCAAGTGCTGAAGAATACTTTGATAAGTTGCCAGACACCTTAAAAGATAAGCGGATATATGGGTCTCTTTTAAATGCCTTTGTGCGGTCTAGAAAGAAGGAACAAGCTGAATCTTTACTTGATAAAATGAGAAACAGAGGATACACTGATCATGCTCTTCCATTCAATGTGATGATGACACTCTATATGAACCTTAAAGACTACGACAAGGTTGAATCCGTGGTTTCAGAAATGAAGGAGAAAAGAATTCCACTAGATATATATTCCTATAATATCTGGTTATCATCATGTGGATCTCAAGGATCTATTGAAAAAATGGAAAAGGTACTCGAACAAATGAATCTAGACACTGATATCAATCCAAATTGGACTACATTTAGTACCATGGCTACTATGTACATTAAGTTGGGGCAGATGAAAAAAGCTGAAGACTCTTTGAAAAGTGTTGAGAGCAGAATCACAGGCCGTGATCGAATTCCATATCATTATCTCATCAGTCTCTATGGTAGTCTTGGTAAAAAGGAAGACGTTCTCCGAATCTGGAAAACCTACCAATCGCAGTTTCCAAATATTCCAAACCTGGGATATCATTCTGTAATATCTTCTCTGGTGAGGTTGGATGATATTGAAGGtgcagaaaaaatatatgatgagTGGCTACCTGTGAAGGTTCACTATGATCCTAGAATAGGAAATCTTTTATTGGGTTATTACGTGAGGAAGGGTTTCGTGGACAAGGCTAGTGCTTTCTTTGACCAAATGATTGGAGCTGGTGGAAAGCCAAACTCAATGACCTGCGAGATCCTTGCCGAAGGCCATATCAGGGATCGGAGGATATCAGAGGCTTTGTCATGCTTGAAGGATGCTGTTTCAAGTGAGGGATCAAAGAGCTGGAGACCGAAACCTGCAACTGTATCTTCCATTCTCAGGCTTTGTGAGCAGGAAGACgatatacaaaataaagaagtCCTGTTGGAGGTGTTGAAGCAAGTTGGGTGTCTTGACGATGAAAAGTACATGTCATATATTCCATTATCAAATGGTTCATTTACCAGTAGTGAGCGAGAAATAGAGAAGGATACATCTGATAACGATGAAGGATCTGACATACTGCTCAACCAGTTGCAAGAAAGCTTGTGA
- the LOC101253128 gene encoding PRA1 family protein D, producing MAVQRTSASRTQPNESKQTPNLENKRTFSFQILCRFSIPSILESATSRIIEDLRKFWLYYAEFMWIVLFILLISERKVSLVCLVAMKEVAVLYLLFLNSVANSVVFRWLIAFDTRPIVLPLLAIGTCLALVLTGAGIQLLITLTLTFPIVLAHAVLCVAEDFSLDDEIDQESVPLVHTV from the coding sequence ATGGCAGTACAAAGGACATCAGCATCCCGAACTCAGCCTAATGAATCAaaacaaactccaaatcttgaaaacaaaAGAACATTTTCCTTCCAAATTTTATGTCGATTTAGCATCCCATCTATCCTTGAATCAGCAACATCGCGAATCATAGAAGACTTGCGTAAATTTTGGCTATACTATGCTGAATTCATGTGGATAGTCCTTTTCATCTTGCTTATTTCTGAACGTAAAGTTTCATTAGTCTGTTTAGTTGCCATGAAGGAAGTGGCAGTTTTGTACTTGCTATTTCTTAATTCAGTGGCCAATTCTGTTGTGTTTCGTTGGCTTATCGCGTTCGACACTAGGCCTATTGTTCTGCCACTGCTAGCCATTGGGACATGTCTTGCTCTTGTACTCACAGGTGCTGGAATTCAGCTTTTAATCACTTTGACTCTAACTTTTCCAATTGTTTTGGCTCATGCAGTTCTGTGTGTAGCAGAGGATTTTTCTTTGGATGATGAAATTGATCAAGAATCTGTACCCCTTGTTCATACTGTGTAA
- the LOC112941696 gene encoding uncharacterized protein: MASYGAVVQRPSATSANHPSQTQPDESKQLPNFEKNQPFSFQVTCPVSIPTTPESAATRIIKNLGKFGLYYAEFVWIVLFIALIPKPFDTRLIVLPLLAIGTCVALILTNAGIHLVITLAATLPIILAHAVLWIAEDSSFNDETNQESVPFVHTV; this comes from the exons ATGGCAAGTTATGGTGCAGTAGTGCAAAGGCCATCAGCTACTTCTGCAAATCATCCATCCCAAACTCAGCCTGATGAATCAAAACAATTACCGAATTTCGAAAAGAATCAACCATTTTCCTTCCAAGTTACATGTCCAGTTAGCATCCCTACCACCCCTGAATCAGCAGCAACGCGAATTATTAAAAACTTGGGTAAATTCGGGCTATATTATGCTGAATTTGTGTGGATAGTCCTTTTCATCGCGCTTATTCCTAAAC CGTTTGATACAAGGCTTATTGTTCTGCCACTGCTAGCTATTGGGACATGTGTTGCTCTTATACTCACTAATGCTGGAATCCATCTTGTAATCACTTTGGCTGCAACTTTGCCCATCATTTTGGCTCATGCAGTTCTGTGGATAGCAGAGGATTCTTCTTTCAATGATGAAACTAATCAAGAATCTGTACCCTTTGTTCATACTGTGTAA
- the LOC101253423 gene encoding dol-P-Man:Man(7)GlcNAc(2)-PP-Dol alpha-1,6-mannosyltransferase isoform X1, which translates to MARKSEKFLELYGYDLLLGSIAAFYVLMVPYTKVEESFNVQAMHDILYHRHQIEKYDHLEFPGVVPRTFIGALLVSILASPVVLLMNLLHMPKLYSLYAVRLVLGGVVLSTLRFFRIQIKKKFGSQVEAFFVILTASQFHLLFYCTRPLPNILAFALVNLAYGFWFKGSLYAALNCMVFATLVFRCDILLLIAPLGSELLLTKSVSFWKALTSCLAATFLSIGLTVLVDSVIWKRLLWPELEVFWFNSVLNRSSEWGTHPFNWYFTSALPRSLLAAYPLFLLGVLLDRRVFFYILPVLSFVLMYSKLPHKELRFIISSIPVFNFAAAVAAGRLYNNRKKSFWKFLYIAMLGLILGSLACTAVFFMASYENYPSGYALKALHRIGGVTKNSDELRVHIDTFSAMNGISRFCEYNYPWRYSKEENISLEDLQMKNFTYLLNENSYIEGFKCLMSVDGFSRVRIRIGFPPISFAKEPKVFIHGNIRNTDIMNRSWPGCSVIP; encoded by the exons ATGGCACGTAAGTCTGAGAAATTCTTGGAGCTATATG GCTACGATTTACTATTGGGGTCAATTGCTGCATTCTATGTGTTGATGGTACCTTACACTAAGGTAGAAGAGAGTTTCAATGTTCAG GCTATGCATGATATTTTGTACCACAGGCATCAGATAGAGAAG TACGATCATCTGGAGTTCCCTGGAGTTGTACCTCGCACATTTATTG GGGCTCTTCTTGTATCTATTTTGGCATCTCCAGTTGTTCTCCTAATGAATTTGCTACACATGCCGAAACTGTATAGTCTCTATGCAG TACGACTGGTATTGGGTGGTGTCGTGCTGTCTACATTACGATTTTTTCGCATTCAG ATCAAGAAGAAGTTTGGATCTCAAGTTGAAGCGTTCTTTGTTATCCTGACAGCATCTCAGTTTCATTTGCTGTTCTATTGCACCCGTCCTCTGCCAAATATATTGGCATTTGCTTTAG tAAATTTGGCATATGGCTTTTGGTTTAAGGGAAGTCTGTATGCGGCATTAAATTGCATG GTGTTTGCGACATTAGTCTTCAGATGCGACATACTTCTGCTCATTGCTCCTTTGGGTTCGGAGCTCTTGCTG ACCAAATCGGTTTCTTTCTGGAAAGCACTGACATCCTGCTTAGCTGCTACTTTCCTCTCCATAG GCCTTACCGTTCTTGTTGATTCAGTCATTTGGAAAAGGTTGTTGTGGCCTGAACTAGAAGTTTTCTGGTTCAACTCTGTTTTGAACCGGAGTTCTGAATGGGGT ACGCATCCTTTCAACTGGTACTTCACGTCAGCACTTCCCCGTTCACTGCTTGCTGCATACCCACTTTTTTTG CTTGGGGTTCTACTGGACAGAAGGGTTTTCTTCTACATCCTTCCAGTTCTATCATTTGTTCTAATGTACTCAAAGCTTCCGCACAAG GAGCTCCGCTTCATAATTAGTTCCATTCCTGTCTTCAACTTTGCAGCAGCTGTTGCAGCTGGCAGACT GTATAACAACAGGAAAAAGAGTTTCTGGAAGTTTCTGTATATTGCTATGTTGGGATTAATACTTGGAAG TTTAGCCTGCACGGCAGTTTTTTTCATGGCATCGTACGAAAACTATCCTAGTGGTTATGCTCTAAAAGCTCTTCATAGGATAG GTGGTGTGACAAAGAATTCAGATGAACTCAGGGTTCATATTGACACTTTTTCAGCGATGAATGGGATATCCCGATTTTGTGAATATAATTATCCATGGAG GTACtctaaagaagaaaatatttctcTGGAAGACTTGCAGATGAAAAATTTCACATATCTTCTGAA TGAGAATTCTTACATCGAAGGATTCAAATGTCTGATGAGTGTGGATGGTTTTTCTCGGGTTCGCATACGAATTGGTTTTCCTCCAATATCATTT GCTAAGGAACCAAAGGTGTTTATTCATGGAAACATAAGAAACACTGATATCATGAATAGAAGCTGGCCAGGATGCTCTGTTATTCCATGA
- the LOC101253423 gene encoding dol-P-Man:Man(7)GlcNAc(2)-PP-Dol alpha-1,6-mannosyltransferase isoform X2, whose product MNLLHMPKLYSLYAVRLVLGGVVLSTLRFFRIQIKKKFGSQVEAFFVILTASQFHLLFYCTRPLPNILAFALVNLAYGFWFKGSLYAALNCMVFATLVFRCDILLLIAPLGSELLLTKSVSFWKALTSCLAATFLSIGLTVLVDSVIWKRLLWPELEVFWFNSVLNRSSEWGTHPFNWYFTSALPRSLLAAYPLFLLGVLLDRRVFFYILPVLSFVLMYSKLPHKELRFIISSIPVFNFAAAVAAGRLYNNRKKSFWKFLYIAMLGLILGSLACTAVFFMASYENYPSGYALKALHRIGGVTKNSDELRVHIDTFSAMNGISRFCEYNYPWRYSKEENISLEDLQMKNFTYLLNENSYIEGFKCLMSVDGFSRVRIRIGFPPISFAKEPKVFIHGNIRNTDIMNRSWPGCSVIP is encoded by the exons ATGAATTTGCTACACATGCCGAAACTGTATAGTCTCTATGCAG TACGACTGGTATTGGGTGGTGTCGTGCTGTCTACATTACGATTTTTTCGCATTCAG ATCAAGAAGAAGTTTGGATCTCAAGTTGAAGCGTTCTTTGTTATCCTGACAGCATCTCAGTTTCATTTGCTGTTCTATTGCACCCGTCCTCTGCCAAATATATTGGCATTTGCTTTAG tAAATTTGGCATATGGCTTTTGGTTTAAGGGAAGTCTGTATGCGGCATTAAATTGCATG GTGTTTGCGACATTAGTCTTCAGATGCGACATACTTCTGCTCATTGCTCCTTTGGGTTCGGAGCTCTTGCTG ACCAAATCGGTTTCTTTCTGGAAAGCACTGACATCCTGCTTAGCTGCTACTTTCCTCTCCATAG GCCTTACCGTTCTTGTTGATTCAGTCATTTGGAAAAGGTTGTTGTGGCCTGAACTAGAAGTTTTCTGGTTCAACTCTGTTTTGAACCGGAGTTCTGAATGGGGT ACGCATCCTTTCAACTGGTACTTCACGTCAGCACTTCCCCGTTCACTGCTTGCTGCATACCCACTTTTTTTG CTTGGGGTTCTACTGGACAGAAGGGTTTTCTTCTACATCCTTCCAGTTCTATCATTTGTTCTAATGTACTCAAAGCTTCCGCACAAG GAGCTCCGCTTCATAATTAGTTCCATTCCTGTCTTCAACTTTGCAGCAGCTGTTGCAGCTGGCAGACT GTATAACAACAGGAAAAAGAGTTTCTGGAAGTTTCTGTATATTGCTATGTTGGGATTAATACTTGGAAG TTTAGCCTGCACGGCAGTTTTTTTCATGGCATCGTACGAAAACTATCCTAGTGGTTATGCTCTAAAAGCTCTTCATAGGATAG GTGGTGTGACAAAGAATTCAGATGAACTCAGGGTTCATATTGACACTTTTTCAGCGATGAATGGGATATCCCGATTTTGTGAATATAATTATCCATGGAG GTACtctaaagaagaaaatatttctcTGGAAGACTTGCAGATGAAAAATTTCACATATCTTCTGAA TGAGAATTCTTACATCGAAGGATTCAAATGTCTGATGAGTGTGGATGGTTTTTCTCGGGTTCGCATACGAATTGGTTTTCCTCCAATATCATTT GCTAAGGAACCAAAGGTGTTTATTCATGGAAACATAAGAAACACTGATATCATGAATAGAAGCTGGCCAGGATGCTCTGTTATTCCATGA